The Anthonomus grandis grandis chromosome 16, icAntGran1.3, whole genome shotgun sequence genome includes the window AGGCCATTCTACAATTTATAAGTATGACGCAAGAACTGAAATTGCACCATTTCATGCGTCTTACTTTTAACAGCTTGCGGCAAGATATGAGTAGcttcattaaaatttgataCTTCTTGTTGCTTACCGTACGGAACTTATGAACCCGCCTTTACGTAGGGCATACGTTGACATTGACAACTgtgtcaatgtaatttttttgacagccCCGTGTTATTGTGGTtaggttttttatgtttatgttatGATTTTCTGTCtgtataaaatgttataatttgttCTGTTATTAGTTATATAGTAAAATGGcaaatataattgttattttaatatttgttataataacCATAGTAAGTGACCCACAATAATTatactttttcttcttctttctgtGTTACTCTTCTTGAGTGTTAGCAATCGGGTAAAGCTCTGGATCTCCTATGATCCTATAATTCCACTTGCCACTTCTGGAGTTCTCTCATAGACCTATCTGATCCGAACGCATCTATACATTTTTACTCAATTAGTCAATATGGGTATTCCAGGCAAGGTGTTTTTCTATAATCACACCAAGAAAGTTAATTGCTTCCTGCTGAATCAGTGCACGATTATTCCCTATTCATATGCAGTAATAGCTCATAATGTCCTCATGACCTTCTGAGGCACCCCAGTTTTACCTTCCAACCAACTCGACGTAGGCATTCCCTCTTCACTGCTCAGCCTGGTTTCCTGGGTTCTTCCTGCCAAATACTTTTTGATTCACTGATAAGGGGCTCCTCTGATTTCATATGTGTACGATTTTTTTAGGAGAGTCTTATGGTTGAGCTTCGTGTTAAAATTATCAAGAACTTCCTGATAAAAGGATCTAATTGCATCAGATTTTTGCATAGTTTATGGAAATCAGCAAGAGCTGATGCTTCATTGATAAAATCAGAAGTTATTTAAGAACGTTTGCCTCTACTAGAGTTTCTATTAAGGCTAGTTACAAATGGAAATGCCATGTTAAAGAGACTGTAAAAAGTgaacaaaaatatgtaaatctTTACTCCATGCCCAAACCCTGTAAGTGAGGCATCCATTGTGCTTTGGTTTGAAGgaattgttattttctttattgaaagatcttctggaaataggaGGATTCTTTGGTTTGTCAAAACCAGCATGGACAACTTGTACTCTGTGATCTGAGAAGTGTTAAAGTCAATCTGAAGAAGTTGTAAATATGTTGTCTATTATAATCAGTGTGTTATGTTATTAGGTTCATAAATACTTTGGtacatttctaataaaaatatcttgaacACTAAGGTAATTTCCTTTCTAAATTCTTCTAGTCTTACCAGAAACCATAGTAATCACTACTAATATATGATAATATCAAAATCACCTCTTTGCGGGGTCAAAGATGGCCGGATGAAATTATAGAAGCAACTTAATATTCCTTTAGTTTTCAAACatgttataattttaatgatttctatacattatattttataatttgtagctattttataaaatgataaattggGAAGTACCTGTTAAACCCAAACTACTTGGACGTGCTGGAGGTACTCTGGACAGAGATactttttcttacatttatatAAGAAGTCATGGTCCAATAGTTTTAAACTTAACTTCTttgtaagtaaaataataaattatcagtAAACTTGTAACATATAACTACTTATAACAGATTTGGTGATACTGATATGTATATCTCTTATGCCAATATACATCCCACGTTTGAGCCTGAAACTTACTTTCAACACTCTGCCACATGTGGGGAGGATGTAATTGAACTACCAGAAAGGTGAGTTATATATTTGATCGAAAGCTGTTCAAAATGTGCCATATTTCAGTTCAAATACACCTTTAGCTATTGGATTATACGGATACGGTGAGGAAAATTCGTTTCTTCTTGAAATATATGAAAACCTTAAGTTTCCCTCTGTTTATAAACCATGGATTATACTAGAGCAAGAAATTATTACTAATAACAAAAAGGCATCCGATGAGAACACAGCGGAAGATTCGTATCCACCTTCAgataataacaacaaaaaaatgcttaaaaagaaaaaacaaccTAAAAACGCCTCAAACCTGTCGAGCCTGTTTTccattttggaaatatttgagttaatatttttataatgcaaATGATTGTAAGTAATAGGTAGTAAAGTTGATTGTTAAATTCAATCAAtttatgataatttaataacatcaAGGTAGTGTAACTGTGATATTGCATAAGGTGAGAATTCAAATTGTTAATTTCAGTGGAAAATTGGGGCCAtccaaaaatgtatatattatctAAGTTAACACCCTTAGGGGCTCAGGATACATAAACACATACTGACTGCACACGGATATACTCTCTAGGGCACTCAAACTTATCTCATTTGATCTTTTTGAGTGTTTCTCATTAAGTGTTTGCTCTGGCCTAAACTGGTTACTGAAGTAAAAAAAGAGAGGGTACTAAGGCTAAGTTTTATCTCAGCAACTAATCCTGCCCACTTAAATCaattagaaataattatttttctatataaataataataataatagttgcTTATTATGCTGTTAATCATTGACCTATGAATATTTCAGCATCTAGTCAATAAAACAACTATCATTCGttaataagatttattttacCAAATAAATACGTGGTTTCTCAACATTGATTGCCGGcatgtttattaataatgatCTTCCATTTCAGGTTCTTTTTGCCTTCTTGCTTCTTTAGACAGGGACACCCCTTAGAAATCTGCAACAGTAAAActgaatttataaaacaattcggTTATAATAAAATGTCTATACTTCGGTTTGTGCGGTAGAATCGACTGGATAATAACGTTTATTGTCAGATATCGGGTTTATTTCGTTCGGGTCATTCATTAAGTCTATAATCGTGTCTTCGGATTGTTCTTTTAGAGAATCTGAAATATGTACATTACACTTTGACCTTAAGTTTAATTTTGCCcttaataaatatctaagtcTTTTTGAGAATATTGGTTGAATACTTCGAGTATAAAAATGTACAGACTAAGTTGTACAAGCAGACGGAGGTCGTAATAACCGACAAGACAATCTactttttaataagaataataagcATAAAAAACTTGACTAGGAAAAACTACACATTATTTAATTAAGAGCAAGtaatcaaatcatttatttccatcgacatcataacaatgtataggatttgtcaataaaaaataaaaattgtcaataaattttgttaaaacctgaaaaaataaacccaaaaatatattttatactaaaatactacttagggtttttattttttctctagaaTTATAAGATCGATATTcgaatatcaaaatatttaatagatggTTGTCGCATAAAGGAAAAGTCTGATTGAGCAATAGGCATCACACAAAAGGGGTTCATCTTCGAGTAAGGTATTTTCTTCTAGAGTACCAGTAACATATAATAATACCATTTGTAAGGACCTAGACTAGAAGTAAATAGCTTGTTATACTgtgatgttaaaaaattatactgtagAATTGATACTATTGAAAACTGCAAGCAGCCATTAACTCAGTGAATCAGATATCataaaaagaagttataaaaTCCTAGGTTTTGTTGTCAGGAATGGAGGCTCTCCATTCTTTGAGAATATCTCTAGCGTTAAACTCCTGTACTTTACCTATGTTCGttcaattttggaatattcttcCTAAGTCTGGTCGCCATACTATCAGAACCTTGAGCCTTGATACTATCACATGATCGTATGCTTGAAAGATTTCAGGAAAGAAGGGATTCGGCAGATTTACAGTTCTTACATAAATTAAGTAATGGCGTAATTGACTCGCCAGAGATCTTGCAACTTTACACAACTTGACTAAATTTACACACTCCTCGACTCGCACTTTTTACCCTTCAATACCTCGAAGcaacattataaaattttcgCCTATACGTAGTTAATGCGATATATTTAACTGTAGCCTAgctgaaattaaaagaattcgcTTAGTTTAGATaatcttttcttcttttttatatatttatcaaatctataatattcattttattttgataagatgATTTCATGTTTATATACATCGTTTCCACTTTATTATTGGACTTTCTCTGTTGaatgatgtaaataaataaataaataaaatatattatcataGAACCTTGACTTGAGGGGCCAAGGATCAATTTAAACCTCGTAAAGGAGTAGACGAATCCGCTGGatgagttaaaaaattaaaaggaaattgTTCTATATATTGTCCCCGAATTGTAATGCAGCAAAGAAAGTGCCAAAGGTGAATCTTTGCCACAAAGGTTTGCTGATATCAAAAAGTGATGCTGCTACTCACTTGCTTTGTCACCATTTATACTTTCGCCTTTTACCTCGGCCAAAAACACCCCCGGACTGTGAccgtgaatttttttttcagccgGCGTGTAGTACTGACTCAGGGGTCTTCGAAATTTCAACGTGTCGATGGTGTCCTTTATTTCCGTGGGCATTATTCGATCTGCGTGCGCCAGTTTCCGTTCCTCGAGCTGGATTTGACTGCGGAGCATCGGTCGGTTAAACTTCAAGGATTCTTCGCTAGCCCGACATAAATCCGTGATGACCTTTCTGGAAAAACTCTGCCTAAggaatggacttttttttttaatttaaatttaaacctaCCTGTTTTGGGGTCCTATACTCTTTAGCTCTTATCGTTTTCTGTATCTCTTTGATATCTTTGATGACTCGATTATTAGGCGAGTCAGTATAGGGCAGCATCTTAGGGCCAAACTGTTTCGGACGCGGTTCGGGTCTTTTATAGTCCTCGTCCGATttgaaggttatatagtcctcGCTGACGTCCCGTATTTTAAGGCCCAAATTGGCGCGCGGTTTTCGAAAATCACCTTCGCCGGATGTCGGCTGCTTGTTTGGGTAATGCGAGAGCATTTTCTGTTCCGAGTCCAAATAATTACATTCACTGGAAGTCTAAAAAATGACACGTGAAATTATCAGAtacagtaatatttatttattacagtatCAATAGTCAAAATCTACTTACAGATactaacctaaaataaaaaaacaaagtataCTAAGCTAATAAGGAAAAATTAACGTAAAATGTACCAACTAAGTCATATCGGAATCTACATAACAcacacattaaaataattttaccatAGAGTTTATATATGATAGGTTTTTGTAAAGGTTTGTACGATTATACGCTAAATAAAACATTCTATAATTACGAGAATTTAATTCGTTATAATGGCCAAGGGAGTTGACGAAGAAAGTCAGGacaatcaataatttaataagtagTTAACAAGATATCCTAATTCTCCTCTAACTCAAACTGAGCCCGTCAAACACCgacaataaaatatgtttattgtcGCAAACTCTAGGGGGATAAACACCAAATTTTCTGTAGGATATACACTTCAGAAATCTCCTTTGTACCGCTTCAATCAGAGCTATCCAAACGTTATATAGACCATATGATGAAGCCTTACTCCAAGATTGACACACTACATCTAAATTCTAATCATCTAAAAGATGGATGATCTTCTGGGCACTCTCAACCTTGGACAAAATTtgagaagaaaaatataaattactatCAAAAATAACTCCTAAGTCCATAAGTGAACGCAACAGAATTACTATTGAGGGTAAATGATATGAaagcacattttatttaaaactatgaATGTCCAACCAGTTAGCAACATTTTGTGACAACCTTCAATGCAGTTAATCTATGGAAAGCACTTGAAATCATCAGCAAGTATAAGACcctttgcttaaaataaaaggGATGAGGAACCGTAATCAAACATcataaaaattgtcattttacgttccttattttaatttttattagcgCTTTATTAAACACGTTTAACCTTTCTCAGTTTTCTCATTTAATTCTTTTACTGCtcttttattatcaatttattcTGTCTTGATTTTTGATCTTTTAAAGTTGAAGGaatatttcaattgcctggaaggaTCTTTACAAATATTCTGACTGCCTGTAACAAATCAATTTCCTAATTAGGCCTATTGCTTTATTAGCTTTAATCCTGCTGACCGTGCGAGTGCCCTGTTTTCTGTGGGAGGGAGCaaattgtacatttttcaaTCAGACTCTGTGACAACCACATTGAGAATTGTTTACCGAGAGAGGTCTCACTACATTTCATTACCAAGAAGGACGAAGAAATAAATACTCAATCATCCGGAAGAAGAGTGAAAAAGATCCGGTTAAAGACTTTTCTCTTGCCTTGTCAATGAATCATTGGTTGacgaaaattttttaattcaaagttTGCCGCCTTACCTTAGAAACATTCGCGGAATGTACCGGAACCAAATCCAATAATTTCTTAGGGGCAGGTCTAATGGCTAAATTCTCAATCACGTATTCATACTCGGTAAACTCCCTGCCGAAATAATCGAAAATCACTTGATCGCTACTAAAGTCTTCCGGTTTTGTACAGCATccacaaataattttttcacgttTTCCTTTCGCTAAATCCAACGACTTGTTCATATCTTTTTACGGCATTTTATTGTGTGACAATCGTGTTTGACGTGCGCGTCGTCAAGTCACGCACCTGCACACCTATTATTTTGAACGATTTACCAATGTGACAAGTGCGTTGTTTTGATCCAAAGGTGTTAGAAGATGAGGACCGGTTCGGATTTGCTCGGTAGACCGAAAAACGCGAGAAAGGGCGCTAATATTTTATCAGTCATCACTTTTTGGTAAGTGCGTTCTAACAAACTTTCCCTCTTAAAATCCTCCTATATTAGGTATGCCCTAAAAACGTTTAAGTTAGGAAGGAAACGTGACTTAGATGAGAACGACCTGACAGAACCCCTGGACGAGCATAAGTCCTCACTTTTGGGTCAGAAACTAGCAAAGAACTGGAGTTTAGAGTTGATTAATGCCGCTAAAAAAAAGAGGGAACCGAGCCTCACTAAGGCTAtaatcaaaacatttaaaagggATATTATCTTTTATGGGATTGTGCTTTTTATTATGGAATTTTTTATAAGGTTGGCACTTTGACTGATGATCGACACTTTTCTACTAAAGCTCATCTGTATTTTAGGCTACCACAGCCAATATTTATCGGCCTGTTTATCAGATACTTTAATGCAAATAACATTAAAAGTACCGAAGAGTAAGTAGTATTTAAAAGATCTATTTTTCCGCTTACTGCTTTGATTATATCAAAGAAGCCGCCATTATAGTCCAGgcctatttttcttttataataagttttatatacATACGTAAGTATTACCTAATTTATACTTATACAGTTATATAAATGAGCCAAGGATTCACTACAATTACTGTTATAGTTCCAACGAGTATCAtccaaaagtttttgaattattcGGGTTTTCTGTGGTGGTGTTTGAATGAAATTTATCCAAAATAGTCACAGATCCTGTGATTGATTGAAATAAATGCAGTCGAAGCATTTGATaaccaattttaaaagaaatacatgCAATACCTTAAAGGTCACTCAAAGGTCAGCTCAGTCAGATAATAATGCTGGGAGAGGGTGATATCTTTTGATGACCCTGTATATACCGTACGTTTGACTGTAAAAAAactaattctttatttaaagagaaaggAACGCAACGTATTCCCTGGCTTTCTGGACTATGCCTGGCGGCACCTTTGATGTATCGAAAGGAAGCGCCAAAATCGATGATTAATGATCAATTTTTCAGGCAGCACCCTCCCATTTACATAATGCGAGTTTTCTACTACTTTAAAAAGGATCAAAGTCGCATCTCTAAGGAGGAGGCGTTCTTCTTCGCCACTTGTATTATGATTTGTAGTATAATAGTGATTGGGACGGTACACCCGTACATTATGGCAGCCATGCATGTGGGCATGCGAGTTAGGGTAGCATGCTGTTCGTTGATTTATAGAAAGGTGAGGTTTAGTAGTTCAGATTTCTTAATGTCTTTAATACCTAACTTGTTATAATGCTAAATCTTTAATAGCTTAAGTTAACAGGTCTCAAATATATTGAGGTCAAAGGATTACGCGTGTTTCGCCTGTACTAAGCAACATCAGATCTACTGTAAGAAACAGGAATATTAAGCTGTACAAATGAATGAAAATCAAGTGGCTTTCATAATATTCCAAAGATCCAACTTTTTACCTATATAGAACATTTATGTAATGCTTTTACATTCTCATATTATGGTAGTAAAATGTACTGGAGATAGACCCTCGGCCAGCAATCTGTTCgttaaattcagcatatcatgACTAGTAGATTTGAAATAGGCAATTTACGTATTATATCACCCAAGAAACAACAGGACCCATTCATTTCGAAACAATATCTATCACAGATGGTTCATTTTTCGGTACTTTACTTGAACATCCTTTAtttcagcaattttttaaaaaatatttaatgcaaaaaatagGGAAAATATAAGTGAAAACATTGCCTTGTGTGTGACTTGCAATGAACACTTGCATGTAATCCTTTTTCTGTTCAAATGCTCaaaaaatgcgatttttttgaaaaattcctcaaaagaatattttgattacttccaggcaggAATATATCACAGTGAACAAAAAGAGTAACTGCCGGGACGAATACTTTGATtatttccagacagttgaatgAGTTCAATCATATCACAGTGAATTTTAAAGTAACTGActctactgcctggaagaataaagaACTTGAGTGCAACGAACCCTCAAACAGAAAAAAGGATTGTAACATAAGTTGAGTTCACTTGTCTGGacgaataatttaatttatttcaaacaattGAGTGGGCCGCCTGCGTATTGGCATTCTATACCATTATTCAGATCGGCCCTACATTGAATCGTGGTAGACTATGGCCATATGCTTTATCTAATTTCATAGGCCATCCTATACTACAATTCAGAGCTTCGCTATTACGTTAGCGCGCTGAAATACTGAAATGCAGTACGCAATGGATGTCAATTGCTGCGCCTCACGTAGCATCAACAAACAAGGatggattataaaaatatattagtggAAATGTGTAGTGAGGACGATTCTATAATAGAATATCTTGAGCTCAATGATGGTTATAAAGCTaaaattcgatttaaaaaacCAGATGTTGAAGACAATAGTATTTGTTGTGGCAAATGGTTAGCTATATTTAGTAATAAAACAAGTACTAACTGGATTGTGCGTTATACATACCCATCAGCAAAGAGATACGTATATAtacgtaaaatttttaaatgccaGCACAGTGGTTTTAATAAagctaaaaccaaaaaaaagggAAGACACTAGAGTTAGAGACAAGAAATGTAATGCCAccgttgattttttaataaaaattatcaacaaaaacactataaaaaacGATCGGTATGTGACACGAGGCTATAATGGATGTGTTACGGTAAGTGTTATGTTAATTTACTTTACCTATGTACAT containing:
- the LOC126745928 gene encoding uncharacterized protein LOC126745928, whose amino-acid sequence is MNKSLDLAKGKREKIICGCCTKPEDFSSDQVIFDYFGREFTEYEYVIENLAIRPAPKKLLDLVPVHSANVSKTSSECNYLDSEQKMLSHYPNKQPTSGEGDFRKPRANLGLKIRDVSEDYITFKSDEDYKRPEPRPKQFGPKMLPYTDSPNNRVIKDIKEIQKTIRAKEYRTPKQVITDLCRASEESLKFNRPMLRSQIQLEERKLAHADRIMPTEIKDTIDTLKFRRPLSQYYTPAEKKIHGHSPGVFLAEVKGESINGDKANSLKEQSEDTIIDLMNDPNEINPISDNKRYYPVDSTAQTEISKGCPCLKKQEGKKNLKWKIIINKHAGNQC
- the LOC126745930 gene encoding UPF0669 protein C6orf120 homolog, which translates into the protein MANIIVILIFVIITILFYKMINWEVPVKPKLLGRAGGTLDRDTFSYIYIRSHGPIVLNLTSLFGDTDMYISYANIHPTFEPETYFQHSATCGEDVIELPESSNTPLAIGLYGYGEENSFLLEIYENLKFPSVYKPWIILEQEIITNNKKASDENTAEDSYPPSDNNNKKMLKKKKQPKNASNLSSLFSILEIFELIFL